The Bryobacteraceae bacterium genome includes a window with the following:
- a CDS encoding Trk system potassium transporter TrkH produces the protein MIHAAGLFHIAGIFLLMLAGAMALPAAWGWVAGAGGAGTMGQAALITACTGAALAYLLKPPQHEITRREGILLTVLLWVMGCTFGAVPYFLTPAFGSVTDAVFESVSGFTTTGATILPRVEVLPPVIQFWRHFTHWLGGMGVVLLTIAVLPLIGAGGMALYRAEFSGARSEKLAPRIAETALSLWKVYAGLSLLEYLLLRLAGMSAFDAACHTFSTLGTGGFSTRTESVGGFPSPAVQYIIIAFMLLAGLNFTMHYRLWVRREGRRFFSDFEVRGYLMILGGAALAVFLALHWSGTLRGEEALRAALFQVVSIGTTTGFATADYEQWPPLTHALLLALMFVGGCTGSTAGGWKVARVLLLGKTVDRELKRTSFRRGVFAVRAGGETVPETAIQGLLNLIYLSLFVFLTALLIVSAAGLDLLTALSSVAAAMFSIGPGFGTVGPAENYAHLPAAVKWTLSLCMIAGRLEFYTLVVVLTPAFWRK, from the coding sequence ATGATCCACGCCGCCGGGCTCTTTCACATTGCGGGGATTTTTCTGCTGATGCTGGCAGGGGCGATGGCGCTGCCGGCGGCGTGGGGATGGGTGGCCGGCGCGGGGGGCGCGGGGACGATGGGGCAGGCGGCGCTGATCACGGCGTGCACGGGCGCGGCGCTGGCGTATCTGCTGAAACCGCCGCAGCACGAGATCACGCGGCGGGAGGGGATCCTGCTGACGGTGCTGCTGTGGGTGATGGGATGCACGTTCGGGGCGGTTCCGTATTTTCTGACGCCCGCCTTCGGATCGGTGACGGACGCGGTTTTCGAGTCGGTTTCGGGATTCACGACGACGGGGGCGACGATCCTGCCGCGTGTGGAGGTGCTGCCGCCGGTGATCCAGTTCTGGCGGCACTTCACGCACTGGCTGGGCGGAATGGGCGTGGTGCTGCTGACGATCGCGGTGCTGCCGCTGATCGGGGCTGGGGGCATGGCGCTGTACCGGGCGGAGTTCAGCGGGGCGCGGTCGGAAAAGCTGGCGCCGCGCATCGCGGAGACGGCGCTGTCGCTGTGGAAGGTGTATGCGGGGCTTTCGCTGCTCGAGTACCTGCTGCTCAGGCTGGCGGGAATGAGCGCGTTCGACGCGGCATGCCACACGTTTTCGACGCTGGGCACGGGAGGGTTTTCGACGCGGACAGAGAGCGTGGGCGGGTTTCCGAGCCCGGCGGTGCAGTACATCATCATCGCGTTCATGCTGCTTGCCGGGCTGAATTTCACGATGCACTACCGGCTGTGGGTGCGGCGGGAGGGGAGGCGGTTTTTCTCGGATTTCGAGGTCCGGGGGTACCTGATGATCCTGGGCGGCGCGGCGCTGGCCGTATTCCTGGCGCTGCACTGGAGCGGAACTCTGCGCGGGGAGGAGGCGCTCAGGGCGGCGCTGTTCCAGGTGGTGTCGATCGGGACGACGACGGGGTTCGCCACGGCGGACTACGAGCAGTGGCCGCCGCTGACGCACGCCCTGCTGCTGGCGCTGATGTTCGTGGGCGGATGCACGGGTTCGACGGCGGGCGGATGGAAGGTGGCGCGGGTGCTGCTGCTGGGCAAGACGGTGGACCGGGAGCTGAAGCGGACGTCGTTCCGGCGCGGAGTCTTTGCGGTGCGGGCGGGCGGGGAGACGGTTCCGGAGACGGCGATTCAGGGGCTGCTGAACCTGATCTACCTGTCGCTGTTCGTGTTTCTGACGGCGCTGCTGATTGTTTCCGCTGCAGGACTGGACCTGCTGACGGCGCTCAGCAGCGTGGCGGCGGCGATGTTCAGCATCGGTCCGGGGTTCGGGACGGTAGGGCCGGCGGAGAACTACGCGCACCTGCCGGCGGCGGTGAAGTGGACGCTGAGCCTGTGCATGATCGCGGGGCGGCTGGAGTTTTACACGCTGGTGGTGGTGCTGACGCCGGCGTTCTGGAGGAAGTGA
- a CDS encoding Trk system potassium transport protein TrkA, translating to MRIVVAGGGGVGELVSRRLVREGNEVTIVEPNADRCQHLDDTLDARVVQGDAVSIHTLRSAGLGDADMFIAITNDDRANLLACLAAQAEFEVPVKVARVRSHEVEEWRKACQRIGLKIDLLIHPESEQARRILPVLGLPGITDIIDFADGKIRLFGMFLQSGHWLAGKSLIELARMGPPKHSLLVMILRGTQVIIPRGSDVLQVHDQVYALTRTDEFPEMLKFLGLEESKQVERVFILGGKQLGILVAEHLEKQGVRVKLFERDAARCEKVATILKDTMVVHGDGTDAATLVEEGVEGVDAYLALTNEDEQNLIAAMLARRLGAKKLVALINRLNYLPLAHRLGIHSTVSLRLTTVDRILQFARRGDVQSVTTFGDEAAEAIELTAPPRWKYAGRRLREIEFPREVVAGALLRKDGEVVVPRGNDVIEEGDRILFFTSEKALPKLEEMMSSGTAHSGLGGLWRR from the coding sequence ATGAGGATCGTGGTGGCAGGCGGCGGAGGAGTCGGCGAGCTGGTTTCGCGCCGTCTGGTGCGCGAAGGCAACGAGGTGACGATCGTGGAGCCGAACGCGGACCGCTGCCAGCACCTGGACGACACGCTGGACGCGCGGGTGGTGCAGGGCGACGCAGTGAGCATTCACACGCTGCGGTCGGCGGGGCTGGGCGACGCCGATATGTTCATCGCGATCACGAACGACGACCGGGCGAACCTGCTGGCGTGCCTGGCGGCGCAGGCGGAGTTCGAGGTGCCGGTGAAGGTGGCGCGCGTGCGGAGCCACGAGGTGGAGGAGTGGAGGAAGGCGTGCCAGCGGATCGGGCTGAAGATCGACCTTCTGATCCACCCCGAATCGGAGCAGGCGCGGCGGATCCTGCCGGTGCTGGGGCTGCCGGGAATCACGGACATCATCGACTTCGCCGACGGCAAGATCCGGCTGTTCGGGATGTTCCTGCAGAGCGGGCACTGGCTCGCCGGGAAGAGCCTGATCGAGCTGGCGCGGATGGGCCCGCCGAAACATTCGCTGCTCGTGATGATTTTGCGCGGCACGCAGGTGATCATTCCGCGGGGCTCGGACGTGCTGCAGGTGCACGACCAGGTCTATGCGCTGACGCGGACGGACGAATTTCCCGAGATGCTGAAATTCCTCGGGCTGGAAGAATCGAAGCAGGTGGAGCGGGTGTTCATTCTGGGGGGCAAGCAGCTGGGGATTCTGGTGGCGGAGCATCTGGAAAAGCAGGGCGTGCGGGTGAAGCTGTTCGAGAGGGACGCGGCGCGGTGCGAGAAGGTGGCGACGATCCTGAAGGACACGATGGTGGTGCACGGCGACGGGACGGACGCGGCGACGCTGGTGGAAGAAGGCGTGGAAGGAGTGGACGCCTATCTGGCGCTGACGAACGAAGACGAGCAGAACCTGATTGCGGCGATGCTGGCGCGGCGGCTGGGGGCGAAGAAGCTGGTGGCGCTGATCAACCGGCTGAATTATCTGCCGCTGGCGCACCGGCTGGGGATTCACTCGACGGTGAGCCTGCGGCTGACGACGGTGGACCGGATCCTGCAGTTTGCGCGGCGGGGGGACGTGCAGTCGGTGACGACGTTCGGCGACGAGGCGGCGGAAGCGATCGAACTGACGGCGCCGCCGAGGTGGAAATACGCGGGGAGGAGGCTGCGGGAGATCGAGTTTCCGCGGGAGGTGGTCGCCGGGGCGCTGTTGAGGAAGGACGGCGAGGTGGTGGTGCCGCGCGGCAATGATGTCATCGAAGAGGGCGACCGGATCCTGTTTTTCACGTCGGAGAAGGCGCTGCCGAAACTGGAAGAGATGATGTCTTCGGGTACGGCGCATTCCGGGCTGGGAGGGCTCTGGAGGCGATGA
- a CDS encoding amidase, producing the protein MTRRDLVLAAGAAALASCARSRGPQPETATLSISELAAGLHAGRWTAEQLARLYLQRIDSIDRRGPSLRSVLAVNPDALKQAAELDRELKAKGPRSVLHGIPILIKDNLDTSFMPTTAGSLALADWRPPKNAPVVQRLIDAGAVILGKTNLSEWANFRSSRSVSGWSAVGGQTRNPHALDRNPSGSSSGSGAAVAASLCAAAIGTETDGSIVSPSSVCGIAGLKPTVGALPGEGIVPIAPSQDTAGPMARTVRDLALLFEILAAGNSAAFPEKFEIHSRLNAGALKGARIGIPRRFHQRRQLLNRFLDAQVEILKKAGAEVIDEAELPSHGQIGDAEYTVLLYEFRDSLNRYLSRLPENFPARTLEQLIEFNDRHRDREMPWFGQEIFIEAQKKGPLTEPAYREAREKCLRLARTEGIDAVMDQHKLDALVTLTTGPAWFIDWVNGDAGGGGCSQPAAVAGYPHVTVPAGFIRGLPVGLSFFGRAWSEPRLLELAYAYEQATRARRDPALRPGGPAPSA; encoded by the coding sequence ATGACTCGCCGAGACCTGGTCCTTGCCGCGGGCGCCGCCGCTCTGGCCTCGTGTGCGCGCTCCCGTGGTCCGCAGCCGGAGACCGCCACGCTCTCCATCTCCGAACTCGCCGCCGGCCTTCACGCCGGACGGTGGACCGCGGAGCAGCTCGCGCGCCTGTATCTCCAGCGCATCGACTCCATCGACCGCCGCGGTCCCTCCCTCCGCTCCGTGCTCGCCGTCAACCCCGACGCTCTCAAACAGGCTGCCGAACTCGACCGCGAGCTCAAGGCCAAAGGCCCCCGCAGCGTCCTCCACGGAATTCCGATTCTCATCAAGGACAACCTCGACACTTCCTTCATGCCCACCACCGCCGGCTCGCTCGCCCTCGCCGATTGGCGGCCTCCGAAAAACGCGCCTGTCGTCCAGCGCCTCATCGATGCCGGCGCCGTCATCCTCGGCAAGACCAATCTCAGCGAGTGGGCCAATTTCCGCTCCAGCCGCTCCGTCAGCGGATGGAGCGCCGTCGGCGGCCAGACCCGCAACCCCCACGCCCTCGACCGCAACCCCTCCGGCTCCAGCTCCGGCTCCGGCGCCGCCGTCGCCGCTTCTCTCTGCGCCGCCGCCATCGGCACGGAAACCGACGGCAGCATCGTCAGCCCCTCTTCCGTCTGCGGCATCGCCGGACTGAAACCCACCGTCGGCGCCCTTCCGGGCGAAGGCATCGTTCCCATTGCTCCCTCGCAGGATACGGCCGGCCCGATGGCCCGCACGGTCCGCGATCTCGCCCTGCTGTTTGAAATTCTCGCCGCCGGAAATTCTGCGGCATTTCCTGAGAAATTCGAGATCCATTCCCGGCTCAATGCGGGAGCGCTCAAAGGCGCGCGCATCGGCATCCCCCGCCGCTTCCACCAGCGCCGCCAGCTGCTCAACCGCTTCCTCGACGCCCAGGTGGAGATCCTCAAAAAAGCCGGGGCCGAAGTCATTGACGAAGCCGAACTCCCCTCCCACGGCCAGATCGGCGACGCCGAATACACCGTCCTTCTCTATGAATTCAGGGACTCTCTCAATCGCTATCTCAGCCGCCTGCCCGAGAATTTCCCCGCCCGCACGCTGGAACAGCTGATCGAATTCAACGACAGGCACAGGGACAGGGAAATGCCGTGGTTCGGCCAGGAGATCTTCATCGAGGCACAGAAAAAAGGCCCGCTCACCGAGCCCGCCTACAGAGAAGCCCGCGAGAAGTGCCTCCGCCTCGCCCGCACGGAAGGCATCGACGCCGTGATGGACCAGCACAAGCTCGACGCCCTCGTCACGCTCACCACCGGACCCGCCTGGTTCATCGACTGGGTCAACGGCGACGCGGGCGGAGGCGGCTGCTCCCAGCCTGCCGCCGTCGCCGGATACCCCCACGTCACCGTCCCCGCCGGCTTCATCCGCGGCCTTCCCGTCGGGCTGTCCTTCTTCGGACGCGCCTGGAGCGAGCCCCGCCTGCTCGAGCTCGCCTACGCCTACGAACAGGCCACCCGCGCCCGCCGCGATCCAGCCCTCCGCCCCGGCGGCCCCGCCCCGTCCGCCTGA
- the pdxT gene encoding pyridoxal 5'-phosphate synthase subunit PdxT, protein MPVIGVLALQGDYEAHAAALRRAGGEPREVRRAADLDGLDGLVIPGGESTSMLRLMEYYGLMPPLRAFGEQKPVFGTCAGAILLASEVLNPPQPSLALMDMTVERNAYGRQLDSRVARIREHSLGGGELEAVFIRAPIIRRAGAGCTVLGTYLGDPVLVESGLHLAATFHPELTADGRIHRRFLEKTAACAQAAGR, encoded by the coding sequence ATGCCCGTCATCGGAGTTCTGGCCCTGCAGGGCGACTACGAAGCGCATGCGGCGGCGCTGCGCCGCGCGGGCGGCGAGCCGCGCGAGGTGCGGCGCGCCGCCGATCTCGACGGGCTGGACGGGCTGGTGATCCCCGGCGGCGAGAGCACGTCGATGCTCAGGCTGATGGAATACTACGGCCTGATGCCGCCGCTGCGCGCCTTCGGAGAACAGAAGCCGGTCTTCGGCACCTGCGCGGGCGCCATCCTGCTGGCGAGCGAAGTGCTGAACCCGCCGCAGCCTTCGCTTGCGCTGATGGACATGACGGTGGAGCGCAACGCCTACGGGCGGCAGCTCGACAGCCGCGTCGCGCGCATTCGGGAACACAGCCTGGGCGGCGGCGAGCTGGAGGCGGTGTTCATCCGCGCGCCGATCATCCGCCGGGCGGGCGCAGGGTGCACGGTGCTGGGAACCTATCTGGGCGATCCTGTTCTGGTGGAATCCGGGCTGCATCTGGCCGCGACGTTCCACCCGGAACTGACGGCGGACGGCCGCATTCACCGGCGCTTTCTCGAAAAGACCGCCGCGTGCGCACAGGCGGCAGGGCGATGA
- the pdxS gene encoding pyridoxal 5'-phosphate synthase subunit PdxS yields MIYLDDAFRVKVGLAEMLKGGVIMDVTDARQAEIAEKAGACAVMALERVPADIRKEGGVARMAAIRKIREIMQAVSIPVMAKVRIGHIAEAQVLEALEVDYIDESEVLTPADEEHHIWKRDFKVPFVCGCRNLGEALRRIAEGAAMIRTKGEAGTGNVVEAVRHMRTVMKEIRMLTVLRQDELLAEAKRLQAPLELVQFVHDNGRLPVPNFSAGGVATPADAALMRQLGAEAVFVGSGVFKSSDPERRARAIVKATTNYNDPKAVLEASEELGEAMPGLDVRTMSESEMLSTRGW; encoded by the coding sequence ATGATTTATCTCGACGATGCGTTCCGCGTGAAAGTGGGCCTGGCGGAGATGCTGAAGGGCGGCGTCATCATGGACGTCACTGATGCGCGCCAGGCGGAGATCGCCGAAAAGGCGGGCGCCTGCGCGGTGATGGCGCTCGAGCGCGTGCCGGCCGACATCCGCAAGGAGGGCGGCGTGGCGCGCATGGCGGCGATCCGCAAGATCCGCGAGATCATGCAGGCGGTGTCGATTCCGGTGATGGCGAAGGTGCGCATCGGCCACATCGCCGAGGCGCAGGTGCTTGAAGCGCTGGAAGTCGACTACATCGACGAAAGCGAAGTGCTGACGCCCGCCGACGAAGAGCACCATATCTGGAAGCGGGATTTCAAGGTGCCGTTCGTATGCGGCTGCCGCAACCTGGGCGAGGCGCTGCGCCGCATCGCCGAGGGCGCGGCGATGATCCGCACCAAGGGCGAGGCGGGCACGGGCAACGTGGTGGAAGCCGTGCGCCACATGCGGACGGTGATGAAAGAGATCCGCATGCTGACCGTGCTGCGGCAGGACGAACTGCTGGCGGAGGCCAAGCGCCTGCAGGCGCCGCTGGAACTCGTGCAGTTCGTGCACGACAACGGGCGGCTGCCGGTGCCGAACTTCAGCGCGGGCGGCGTGGCCACGCCCGCCGACGCGGCGCTCATGCGGCAGCTCGGCGCGGAAGCCGTGTTCGTGGGCAGCGGCGTGTTCAAGAGCTCCGACCCCGAGCGCCGCGCGCGGGCGATCGTCAAGGCGACGACGAACTACAACGACCCGAAGGCGGTGCTCGAAGCCAGCGAAGAGCTGGGCGAGGCGATGCCGGGGCTCGACGTGCGGACGATGAGCGAGTCCGAGATGCTGTCGACGCGGGGCTGGTAA
- a CDS encoding cytidine deaminase gives MAQVPDWDRYYLEICRVVARRSKDPSTKVGCVIVGPAHEIRSTGYNSLPRRVNDNAPERFERPEKYLWFEHAERNAIYNAARAGTPLEGCTIYTDLMPCMDCARAIVQAGIVEVVTDESRFQQYKSDQYNEHFPRVMRLFEEAGVRVRTIPFDRGE, from the coding sequence ATGGCGCAGGTGCCGGACTGGGACCGTTACTATCTCGAGATCTGCCGCGTGGTGGCCAGGCGCAGCAAGGATCCGTCCACGAAAGTGGGCTGCGTGATCGTCGGCCCCGCGCACGAAATCCGCTCGACCGGCTACAACAGCCTGCCGCGGCGCGTGAACGACAACGCGCCCGAGCGCTTCGAGCGCCCCGAAAAATACCTCTGGTTCGAGCACGCCGAGCGCAACGCGATTTACAACGCCGCGCGCGCCGGCACGCCGCTGGAAGGCTGCACCATCTACACCGACCTGATGCCCTGCATGGACTGCGCGCGGGCCATCGTGCAGGCGGGCATCGTCGAGGTGGTGACCGACGAGAGCCGTTTCCAGCAGTACAAGAGCGACCAGTACAACGAGCACTTTCCGCGCGTGATGCGCCTGTTCGAAGAGGCCGGCGTGCGCGTGCGCACGATCCCCTTCGACCGCGGCGAGTGA
- a CDS encoding enoyl-CoA hydratase — MATFIRQERREGAAVVVVDNPPVNALSREVLEELAAAVEEAGRDGGVSAVVVAGAGKNFIAGADISMFPKLASGAMPPVPFQEFMNRIEQCPRPVIAAIGGAALGGGLETAMACHYRIAAAGAQLGQPEIRLGLIPGAGGTQRLPRLVGVEKAMEMCAFGELVSARDAAALGLVDRVTEGDAVEAALEFARTAPPVRRTCDLTNKLCDAAQAESLAEVFRQAVRRRMPHQKAPEAAVEAVLAAARGSFEEGLAAEARLFDACLRGEQSRALIHLFFAERATAKIPGLKAAAAPREARRAAVIGAGTMGSGIAMCFANAGIEVLLSDADSAGLERGLASIRKQYEAAVRKGRMSEEEARQRTALVRAAEGMDGAAQADVIVEAVFEDPEVKRAVFASIGAAAPAGALLATNTSTLDIDDIAAATKRPESVLGLHFFSPAPVMRLVEVVRGRATSDEAMAAALDLAKRLRKIPVAAGNCFGFIGNRMFLPYRTQAVSIAEQGGDPAQIDAALTSWGWAMGPLAVGDLIGHDVWLMIRREALRRGAGHIPVSAFEDELPRLGRLGQKNGFGWYRYDENRKGHPDEELIRLLREYAAARGIEQREWTAGEIRERALLALVNEGGRILDEGMALRAADIDVVFVHGFGFPAWRGGPMHWAETAGKAKLLERLEALYDEEGPFWKPAAWWRH; from the coding sequence ATGGCAACGTTCATCCGTCAGGAGCGCCGCGAGGGCGCAGCCGTCGTCGTGGTCGACAATCCCCCCGTCAACGCCCTCAGCCGCGAAGTTCTCGAAGAGCTCGCCGCCGCCGTCGAGGAAGCAGGCCGGGACGGCGGCGTCTCGGCCGTCGTGGTCGCGGGCGCGGGAAAGAACTTCATCGCCGGCGCCGACATCTCGATGTTTCCCAAGCTCGCCTCGGGCGCGATGCCGCCGGTCCCGTTCCAGGAATTCATGAACCGCATCGAGCAGTGCCCCAGGCCCGTCATCGCGGCCATTGGCGGCGCGGCGCTCGGCGGCGGACTCGAGACGGCCATGGCCTGCCACTACCGCATCGCCGCGGCCGGCGCCCAGCTCGGCCAGCCGGAAATCAGGCTCGGCCTGATTCCCGGCGCCGGCGGCACGCAGCGGCTGCCGCGGCTCGTGGGCGTCGAGAAGGCCATGGAGATGTGCGCCTTCGGCGAGCTCGTCTCCGCGCGGGACGCCGCCGCGCTCGGCCTCGTCGACCGCGTGACGGAAGGCGATGCCGTCGAAGCGGCCCTTGAGTTCGCCCGCACGGCGCCGCCGGTGCGCCGCACCTGCGATCTGACGAACAAACTCTGCGACGCGGCCCAGGCCGAGTCGCTCGCCGAAGTGTTCCGACAGGCCGTCCGGCGCCGCATGCCGCATCAGAAGGCGCCGGAGGCGGCCGTCGAGGCCGTGCTCGCCGCCGCCCGCGGCTCGTTCGAAGAAGGGCTCGCCGCCGAAGCGCGCCTGTTCGACGCCTGCCTCCGCGGAGAACAGTCCCGCGCGCTGATCCATCTGTTCTTCGCCGAGCGCGCCACGGCGAAGATCCCCGGGCTGAAGGCTGCGGCAGCGCCCCGCGAAGCGCGGCGCGCCGCCGTCATCGGCGCGGGCACGATGGGCAGCGGCATCGCCATGTGCTTCGCCAACGCGGGCATCGAGGTGTTGCTGTCGGACGCGGATTCCGCGGGCCTCGAGCGCGGGCTCGCCTCGATCCGCAAACAGTACGAGGCGGCCGTCCGCAAAGGGCGCATGAGCGAAGAGGAGGCGCGGCAGCGGACCGCTCTCGTCCGCGCCGCCGAAGGCATGGACGGCGCGGCGCAGGCCGACGTGATCGTCGAGGCCGTCTTTGAAGACCCGGAGGTCAAGCGCGCGGTGTTCGCCTCGATCGGCGCCGCCGCGCCCGCCGGCGCGCTGCTCGCCACCAACACCTCGACGCTCGACATCGACGACATCGCCGCCGCAACAAAACGGCCCGAATCTGTTCTGGGCCTCCATTTCTTCAGCCCCGCCCCCGTCATGCGCCTCGTCGAAGTCGTCCGCGGCCGCGCCACCTCCGACGAAGCGATGGCGGCGGCCCTGGACCTGGCCAAGCGGCTCAGAAAGATCCCCGTCGCCGCCGGCAACTGTTTCGGCTTCATCGGCAACCGCATGTTTCTGCCCTACCGCACGCAGGCCGTCTCCATCGCCGAGCAGGGCGGCGATCCCGCGCAGATCGACGCGGCGCTGACCTCGTGGGGCTGGGCCATGGGGCCGCTGGCCGTCGGCGACCTGATCGGCCACGACGTCTGGCTGATGATCCGCCGCGAAGCGCTGCGCCGCGGCGCCGGCCACATTCCGGTCTCCGCCTTCGAGGACGAACTGCCGCGCCTCGGCCGTCTCGGCCAGAAGAACGGCTTCGGCTGGTACCGCTACGACGAGAACCGCAAAGGCCATCCCGACGAAGAGCTGATCCGCCTGCTGCGCGAGTACGCCGCGGCGCGCGGCATCGAGCAGCGCGAGTGGACGGCCGGCGAGATCCGCGAGCGCGCGCTGCTGGCGCTGGTCAACGAAGGCGGCCGCATTCTCGACGAGGGCATGGCGCTGCGCGCCGCCGACATCGACGTCGTCTTCGTCCACGGCTTCGGCTTCCCCGCCTGGCGCGGCGGCCCGATGCACTGGGCCGAGACCGCCGGCAAGGCGAAGCTGCTCGAACGCCTGGAGGCGCTCTATGACGAAGAAGGTCCGTTCTGGAAACCCGCCGCCTGGTGGCGTCACTGA
- a CDS encoding 4Fe-4S ferredoxin → MPKGTVAITAERCKGCGFCVEFCPTHVLELSSAFNAKGYHPPHMVAPEKCSGCNLCGMYCPDFAIFGFRLAANGESKGANT, encoded by the coding sequence ATGCCCAAAGGTACGGTTGCGATCACGGCCGAGCGTTGCAAAGGGTGCGGCTTCTGCGTCGAGTTCTGTCCGACGCATGTGCTGGAGCTGTCGAGCGCCTTCAACGCGAAAGGCTATCACCCGCCGCACATGGTGGCGCCCGAGAAGTGCTCGGGCTGCAACCTGTGCGGGATGTATTGTCCGGACTTCGCCATCTTCGGGTTCAGGCTGGCGGCCAACGGCGAGTCCAAGGGAGCGAACACGTGA
- a CDS encoding 2-oxoglutarate ferredoxin oxidoreductase subunit alpha has translation MHADPRCVLTGTHFINGDAACCEGALAAGARYAAGYPITPSTEIVERFAARAPEVGGLFIQMEDEIASSIAIQGMVWGGQKAFTVTSGPGFSLMMEHIGLAAMTETPVVFVDVQRGGPSTGLPTLPSQGDMMQARFGSHGDYAIIALSPNSPQECFDLTVKAFNLAEEFRVPVMFMMDECVGHMTEKVVIPPAEQIEIYPRRHTKKPPEEFGLYEPGPDLVPEMAHAGEGYKVYVTGLTHDRRGYPSLNPAAQKELVFRLFEKIRRAADRLVMVEADELDGADVVVVSYGITSRVALRAVQMARAKGIKVGTLRLICVWPFPEKLIRELAGKVKALVMPELNMGQVVIELERCAAGQCKVISVPHAGGTVHDPAEILAAIERGAR, from the coding sequence ATGCACGCTGATCCCCGCTGCGTTCTGACCGGGACGCATTTCATCAACGGCGACGCCGCCTGCTGCGAGGGCGCGCTGGCGGCGGGCGCGCGGTATGCGGCCGGCTATCCGATCACGCCGAGCACGGAAATCGTGGAGCGTTTCGCCGCCCGGGCGCCGGAAGTGGGCGGGCTGTTCATCCAGATGGAAGACGAGATCGCCTCGTCGATCGCCATCCAGGGCATGGTGTGGGGCGGGCAGAAGGCGTTCACGGTGACATCGGGCCCCGGCTTCTCGCTGATGATGGAGCACATCGGGCTGGCGGCCATGACGGAGACGCCGGTGGTGTTCGTCGACGTGCAGCGCGGCGGCCCGTCGACGGGGCTGCCGACGCTGCCGTCGCAGGGCGACATGATGCAGGCGCGCTTCGGCTCGCACGGCGACTACGCGATCATCGCGCTGAGCCCGAACTCGCCGCAGGAGTGTTTCGACCTGACGGTGAAGGCGTTCAACCTGGCCGAGGAATTCCGCGTGCCGGTGATGTTCATGATGGACGAGTGCGTCGGCCACATGACCGAGAAAGTGGTCATTCCGCCGGCCGAACAGATCGAGATCTATCCGCGGCGGCACACGAAGAAGCCGCCGGAAGAGTTCGGGCTGTACGAGCCGGGTCCGGACCTGGTGCCCGAGATGGCCCATGCCGGCGAAGGATACAAGGTGTACGTGACGGGCCTGACGCACGACCGGCGCGGCTATCCGTCGCTGAACCCGGCGGCGCAGAAGGAGCTGGTGTTCCGGCTGTTTGAGAAAATCCGGCGCGCCGCCGACCGTCTGGTGATGGTGGAGGCCGACGAGCTGGACGGCGCAGACGTCGTGGTGGTGAGCTACGGGATCACGTCGCGCGTGGCGCTGCGCGCCGTGCAGATGGCGCGGGCGAAGGGCATCAAGGTGGGCACGCTGCGGCTGATCTGCGTGTGGCCGTTCCCGGAGAAGCTGATCCGCGAACTGGCCGGCAAGGTGAAGGCTCTGGTGATGCCGGAGCTGAACATGGGCCAGGTGGTGATCGAACTGGAGCGCTGCGCCGCGGGCCAGTGCAAGGTGATCAGCGTGCCGCACGCCGGCGGCACGGTGCACGATCCGGCCGAAATTCTGGCCGCCATTGAAAGAGGGGCGCGATGA
- a CDS encoding 2-oxoglutarate synthase, translating to MSTTDLHVHNPVEDLLRQDRIPTIWCPGCGIGTSVNSFAHALLKQNIDLNKTAIVSGIGCSGRVSGYMNLDSFHTTHGRAIPFATGLKLANPELNVIVYSGDGDLAAIGGNHLIHAARRNMDILVVCINNMIYAMTGGQAAATTPSSSVSTTTPYGSYEPELNLVQLVDAAGACFVARWTAYHVMQLERTLEKALKKKGFRFIEVLSPCPTYYQRKNNMGDALQAMLDYKKRSKIQHGCPTWETALTPGGPIIVGEFVDREREDYLTRMRRQLGPHYSEFPPQLEEHVSEGCSKEC from the coding sequence ATGAGCACGACCGATCTTCATGTCCACAATCCCGTCGAGGACCTGCTGCGGCAGGACCGCATTCCGACGATCTGGTGCCCGGGCTGCGGCATCGGCACGAGCGTCAACAGCTTCGCCCACGCGCTGCTGAAGCAGAACATCGACCTGAACAAGACGGCCATCGTCAGCGGCATCGGCTGTTCGGGGCGCGTGAGCGGCTACATGAACCTGGACAGCTTCCACACGACGCACGGACGCGCCATTCCGTTCGCCACGGGGCTGAAGCTGGCCAATCCGGAGCTGAACGTGATCGTCTACTCCGGCGACGGCGACCTGGCGGCCATCGGCGGCAACCACCTGATCCACGCCGCGCGGCGCAACATGGACATCCTGGTGGTCTGCATCAACAACATGATCTACGCGATGACCGGCGGGCAGGCGGCGGCGACGACGCCGTCGAGCAGCGTGTCGACGACGACGCCCTACGGCTCCTACGAGCCCGAGCTGAACCTGGTGCAGCTGGTCGACGCCGCGGGCGCCTGCTTTGTGGCGCGCTGGACGGCCTACCATGTCATGCAGCTGGAGAGGACGCTTGAGAAGGCGCTGAAGAAGAAGGGCTTCCGCTTCATCGAGGTGCTGAGCCCGTGCCCGACGTACTATCAGCGCAAGAACAACATGGGCGACGCGTTGCAGGCGATGCTCGACTACAAGAAGCGGTCGAAGATCCAGCACGGATGTCCCACGTGGGAAACGGCGTTGACGCCGGGCGGGCCGATCATCGTGGGCGAGTTCGTCGACCGCGAGCGCGAGGATTACCTGACGCGGATGCGCAGGCAGCTGGGGCCGCACTACAGCGAGTTCCCGCCGCAGCTGGAAGAGCACGTTTCAGAAGGATGCAGCAAGGAGTGCTGA